The following coding sequences are from one Haliotis asinina isolate JCU_RB_2024 chromosome 3, JCU_Hal_asi_v2, whole genome shotgun sequence window:
- the LOC137277170 gene encoding neuronal acetylcholine receptor subunit alpha-10-like isoform X1 yields the protein MSQVYYIWLAVCMYRVVLCQQCRSSPCDILDTLLGSYQKDIHPPCDTPVEIHLGIALRQVVSLSETKQVLGTSIWVRLNWIDCRLAWNVSDTNGTGTVYVPFDRIWTPDVTLYDDTAFGSNIAMSERKFHKLAVGNDGHVSQKFPTVLSSICEVDATYFPFDKQDCPLQFGLWVYDDSVVVLNGDMKGDTSFYQENAEWHLTGIGAVSMPYVFNGLSYSTVTYTVSLQRRPTFFMVTFFFPCFLICSMSILGFFLPPASGEKVGLEVALLLSLTVFQFFTLDTLPPNSKPLPLMCIYLVLIMLLASASCVLAVVVLRVHLKGKQGWKVPSLARSLLINKLGRLLRVKRPHILREHAHDALNQTPSVGESSPPTDTDMPLSSVSSAEVGVLLHSFDRISKSLNRLLKYLNAEKEANESVEYQDWLTIALILDRFFLILYASVSVITFMIFLIELTA from the exons GTAGAAGTTCTCCCTGTGACATCCTGGACACCCTGTTGGGATCCTACCAGAAGGATATCCACCCTCCCTGTGACACACCTGTGGAGATACACCTGGGTATAGCGCTTAGACAAGTCGTCAGTCTG AGCGAGACCAAACAGGTATTGGGCACCAGCATCTGGGTGCGTCTT AACTGGATTGATTGTCGACTGGCATGGAACGTGAGCGACACAAATGGCACGGGGACCGTCTACGTTCCCTTCGACCGCATCTGGACCCCGGATGTCACGCTGTATGACGA CACTGCCTTTGGATCCAACATAGCTATGTCTGAGAGGAAGTTCCATAAGTTGGCGGTCGGCAATGATGGCCACGTGTCACAGAAGTTCCCCACTGTTCTCAGCAGTATTTGCGAGGTCGATGCCACCTACTTCCCCTTTGACAAACAGGACTGTCCTCTTCAGTTCGGCTTGTGGGTGTATGATGACTCGGTAGTTGTTCTGAATGGCGACATGAAAGGTGACACTTCCTTCTACCAAGAGAATGCCGAATGGCATCTGACAGGGATCGGTGCAGTGTCGATGCCGTATGTATTCAATGGTTTAAGCTATAGCACCGTAACCTACACTGTGTCACTACAAAGACGACCAACCTTCTTCATGGTAACGTTCTTCTTCCCGTGCTTCCTCATCTGTAGTATGTCGATCCTTGGCTTCTTCCTGCCCCCTGCTTCAGGAGAGAAGGTCGGGCTGGAGGTCGCCCTGCTGCTGTCCCTGACGGTGTTCCAGTTTTTCACACTTGACACGCTTCCACCAAACTCCAAACCATTGCCACTTATGT GTATCTACCTTGTTCTGATCATGCTGCTAGCGAGTGCCTCGTGTGTGCTGGCTGTGGTTGTACTGAGGGTCCACCTGAAGGGGAAGCAGGGCTGGAAGGTTCCCTCTCTGGCAAGGTCTCTCCTTATCAATAAGCTTGGTCGCTTACTACGGGTGAAACGACCGCACATTCTCAGAGAACATGCACAT GATGCTCTAAACCAAACACCAAGTGTGGGAGAGTCGTCGCCGCCAACAGACACTGACATGCCACTTTCGTCGGTTTCCTCTGCAGAGGTCGGGGTCCTCTTACATTCATTTGACAGGATCTCGAAAAGTTTGAATCGCCTGCTGAAATACCTGAATGCTGAAAAGGAAGCAAATGAATCCGTGGAGTACCAGGACTGGCTCACTATCGCTCTGATCCTAGACCGATTCTTCCTCATCCTGTATGcgtctgtgtctgtcatcacgtTTATGATCTTCCTGATTGAACTCACTGCCTGA
- the LOC137277170 gene encoding neuronal acetylcholine receptor subunit alpha-10-like isoform X2 yields the protein MSQVYYIWLAVCMYRVVLCQQCRSSPCDILDTLLGSYQKDIHPPCDTPVEIHLGIALRQVVSLSETKQVLGTSIWNWIDCRLAWNVSDTNGTGTVYVPFDRIWTPDVTLYDDTAFGSNIAMSERKFHKLAVGNDGHVSQKFPTVLSSICEVDATYFPFDKQDCPLQFGLWVYDDSVVVLNGDMKGDTSFYQENAEWHLTGIGAVSMPYVFNGLSYSTVTYTVSLQRRPTFFMVTFFFPCFLICSMSILGFFLPPASGEKVGLEVALLLSLTVFQFFTLDTLPPNSKPLPLMCIYLVLIMLLASASCVLAVVVLRVHLKGKQGWKVPSLARSLLINKLGRLLRVKRPHILREHAHDALNQTPSVGESSPPTDTDMPLSSVSSAEVGVLLHSFDRISKSLNRLLKYLNAEKEANESVEYQDWLTIALILDRFFLILYASVSVITFMIFLIELTA from the exons GTAGAAGTTCTCCCTGTGACATCCTGGACACCCTGTTGGGATCCTACCAGAAGGATATCCACCCTCCCTGTGACACACCTGTGGAGATACACCTGGGTATAGCGCTTAGACAAGTCGTCAGTCTG AGCGAGACCAAACAGGTATTGGGCACCAGCATCTGG AACTGGATTGATTGTCGACTGGCATGGAACGTGAGCGACACAAATGGCACGGGGACCGTCTACGTTCCCTTCGACCGCATCTGGACCCCGGATGTCACGCTGTATGACGA CACTGCCTTTGGATCCAACATAGCTATGTCTGAGAGGAAGTTCCATAAGTTGGCGGTCGGCAATGATGGCCACGTGTCACAGAAGTTCCCCACTGTTCTCAGCAGTATTTGCGAGGTCGATGCCACCTACTTCCCCTTTGACAAACAGGACTGTCCTCTTCAGTTCGGCTTGTGGGTGTATGATGACTCGGTAGTTGTTCTGAATGGCGACATGAAAGGTGACACTTCCTTCTACCAAGAGAATGCCGAATGGCATCTGACAGGGATCGGTGCAGTGTCGATGCCGTATGTATTCAATGGTTTAAGCTATAGCACCGTAACCTACACTGTGTCACTACAAAGACGACCAACCTTCTTCATGGTAACGTTCTTCTTCCCGTGCTTCCTCATCTGTAGTATGTCGATCCTTGGCTTCTTCCTGCCCCCTGCTTCAGGAGAGAAGGTCGGGCTGGAGGTCGCCCTGCTGCTGTCCCTGACGGTGTTCCAGTTTTTCACACTTGACACGCTTCCACCAAACTCCAAACCATTGCCACTTATGT GTATCTACCTTGTTCTGATCATGCTGCTAGCGAGTGCCTCGTGTGTGCTGGCTGTGGTTGTACTGAGGGTCCACCTGAAGGGGAAGCAGGGCTGGAAGGTTCCCTCTCTGGCAAGGTCTCTCCTTATCAATAAGCTTGGTCGCTTACTACGGGTGAAACGACCGCACATTCTCAGAGAACATGCACAT GATGCTCTAAACCAAACACCAAGTGTGGGAGAGTCGTCGCCGCCAACAGACACTGACATGCCACTTTCGTCGGTTTCCTCTGCAGAGGTCGGGGTCCTCTTACATTCATTTGACAGGATCTCGAAAAGTTTGAATCGCCTGCTGAAATACCTGAATGCTGAAAAGGAAGCAAATGAATCCGTGGAGTACCAGGACTGGCTCACTATCGCTCTGATCCTAGACCGATTCTTCCTCATCCTGTATGcgtctgtgtctgtcatcacgtTTATGATCTTCCTGATTGAACTCACTGCCTGA
- the LOC137278652 gene encoding cytosolic iron-sulfur assembly component 2A-like produces MQSIVNFFKNAVPARMNENNSPPEKACNEESTTSADLERNRELKILEETIYDIIRDVRDPEKPETLEELNVISEEGVHVSRLQDGQLDIFIKEGTHSTADEINKQINDKERIAAAMENPNLRELIAKCTEEPDDTY; encoded by the exons ATGCAGAGCATTGTAAATTTCTTCAAAAATGCAGTTCCGGCGagaatgaatgaaaataattctCCACCGGAAAAGGCATGTAACGAAGAAAGTACTACCTCCGCGGATTTAGAGAGAAACAGAGAGTTGAAAATACTCGAAGAGACAATTTATG ATATTATCCGTGATGTGAGAGATCCGGAGAAGCCGGAGACTTTGGAAGAGCTGAATGTGATATCAGAGGAAGGTGTCCATGTGTCCCGACTCCAGGATGGTCAG CTGGACATTTTTATCAAAGAAGGAACCCATTCCACTGCTGATGAAA tCAACAAGCAGATCAATGACAAGGAGAGAATAGCTGCTGCCATGGAAAACCCCAACCTGAGGGAGCTCATCGCCAAGTGCACGGAAGAACCAGATGATACATACTGA